The following coding sequences lie in one bacterium genomic window:
- a CDS encoding HEAT repeat domain-containing protein — protein MSSVPVAKRSGGRVLRTALSWCFGVLVVVPALLLFACGAKLPRLRQALSDPDPARRIAAMQALAEAKDTVSVPPIVELLKDTLPDIRKQAATSLGAIGDRRACQPLAEFYDHEQIEDVQDAGARALIRLGSFSVEPLVGLLSSARPVVRSGAARALGKIGTRSAVDPLMSLLRDRDPDVRMDAIFALRQIGDARGMEAIASMVQDTNPDVQSAAEQALSGQGAQEQLNQAKGLIRRLPYP, from the coding sequence ATGAGTAGTGTTCCAGTGGCAAAGCGTTCCGGCGGTCGAGTGCTTCGGACGGCCTTATCCTGGTGTTTTGGTGTCTTGGTGGTCGTTCCGGCCCTGCTCCTGTTTGCCTGCGGTGCGAAGCTGCCCCGGTTGAGGCAGGCGCTGAGCGATCCGGACCCGGCCAGGCGAATCGCCGCAATGCAGGCACTGGCCGAGGCCAAGGACACGGTTTCCGTTCCGCCCATAGTTGAACTGCTGAAGGACACCCTGCCGGACATACGCAAGCAAGCCGCGACCAGTCTGGGTGCTATCGGCGACCGCCGTGCCTGTCAGCCGCTGGCTGAGTTCTACGATCACGAGCAGATAGAAGACGTCCAGGATGCCGGGGCCCGGGCGCTCATCCGACTCGGCAGCTTCTCAGTCGAACCGCTTGTCGGCCTGCTGAGCTCGGCCCGGCCGGTCGTGAGGTCGGGCGCGGCACGGGCGCTCGGCAAGATTGGGACAAGAAGCGCGGTTGACCCGCTCATGTCGCTTCTGCGCGACCGGGACCCGGATGTCCGGATGGATGCGATCTTCGCCCTGCGCCAGATTGGAGACGCGCGCGGCATGGAAGCAATCGCCTCGATGGTACAGGACACCAATCCTGACGTACAGAGCGCTGCCGAACAGGCCTTGAGCGGCCAGGGAGCCCAGGAGCAGTTGAACCAGGCCAAGGGTTTGATACGGCGGCTGCCGTATCCGTGA
- a CDS encoding MFS transporter: MFNVIVTGIASLLTDISTEMVYPLIPLYLMALGAPPAILGVIEGFAESTASILKVFSGWFSDKLRRRKPVAIVGYAGSTIGKALLYISQGWGLVFAGRMVDRLGKGVRTAPRDALIADSVPEGKRGKAFGLHRAMDSLGAAAGVALAIWLVNAVGHNLLPHDYQRIFLISLIPAVLGVAALLFIREHRKETAARKLPRISWKGLPTKLKWFLFVVTLFALGNSSNQFLILRAKNLGLSVLAALAAYLLYNVVYSILSYPFGHLSDRIGRKRLLVAGYTFYGLVYVGFALARKPGLVWLLFGLYGVFSALNEGLEKALVADVAPPEQRGTFVGLHSTLTGVGLLPASLLAGGLWSLFGPSAPFWFGGVLGLLAAVGLAIVL; the protein is encoded by the coding sequence TTGTTCAACGTCATCGTCACCGGCATCGCGAGTCTGCTCACCGACATCTCGACCGAGATGGTCTATCCGCTCATCCCGCTTTACCTCATGGCGCTCGGCGCTCCGCCGGCGATTCTCGGCGTCATCGAGGGCTTTGCCGAAAGCACGGCCTCGATTCTCAAAGTCTTCTCCGGCTGGTTCTCGGACAAGCTGCGCCGCCGCAAACCGGTTGCCATCGTTGGATATGCCGGTTCGACCATCGGCAAGGCCTTGCTCTACATCTCGCAGGGCTGGGGACTGGTCTTCGCCGGCCGCATGGTAGACCGGCTCGGCAAAGGTGTCCGGACCGCCCCGCGTGACGCCCTGATTGCCGATTCCGTACCCGAGGGCAAACGCGGCAAGGCATTCGGGCTGCACCGCGCCATGGACAGTCTCGGCGCTGCCGCCGGCGTCGCCCTCGCCATCTGGCTGGTGAACGCAGTGGGCCACAACCTGCTCCCCCACGACTATCAACGCATCTTCCTGATATCACTCATTCCGGCCGTGCTCGGAGTCGCCGCGCTCCTGTTCATCCGCGAACATCGGAAGGAAACCGCGGCACGGAAGCTGCCCCGCATCTCATGGAAGGGCCTGCCAACCAAGCTGAAGTGGTTTCTGTTCGTGGTCACGCTCTTCGCGCTGGGCAACTCCTCCAACCAGTTCCTCATCCTCCGGGCAAAGAACCTTGGCCTTTCGGTGCTGGCAGCTCTTGCCGCCTACCTTTTATACAACGTGGTCTACAGCATCCTCTCCTACCCGTTCGGCCACCTGTCCGACCGCATCGGCCGCAAGCGTCTGCTCGTTGCGGGCTACACCTTCTATGGGCTGGTCTACGTCGGCTTCGCCCTCGCTCGCAAGCCTGGCCTGGTCTGGCTGCTGTTCGGTCTCTACGGCGTATTCAGCGCCCTGAACGAAGGCTTGGAAAAGGCCCTCGTCGCCGACGTCGCGCCCCCAGAGCAGCGCGGCACCTTTGTCGGCCTTCACTCGACCCTGACCGGAGTCGGGCTCCTGCCCGCGTCGCTGCTTGCCGGCGGGCTCTGGAGCCTGTTCGGCCCGTCTGCCCCGTTCTGGTTCGGCGGAGTGCTCGGGCTTCTGGCCGCCGTCGGACTCGCCAT